A portion of the Candidatus Manganitrophaceae bacterium genome contains these proteins:
- a CDS encoding PAS domain S-box protein, producing MPKKPGPPPSNRPNRPHPAPRRRKKPTTSASEDQYRALVENSPDVIANLDRQGTILFINHTLPQYTVSEVIGTNLARYLSAEDTSRYLQGIKKMFATGKPQSIEVAAAGPTYWLSRIFPMRRNGKVESALMIATDVTERKRTERALRESNELNRQIIETVPGGIVQVDANGAIRLANKEAERFLGLRFDELTHLYITDFDTQTIREDGTPFESRDYPVSRCLAAGKPQPAALIGVRRPDGRIGWGIFSAMPMRDPKSGALSGAVVTFLDISDRKKAEEEVKRSRQQLRDLSARLQKMLEEERMRISREIHDELGQQLTILKMELSWLTKQLSGNPLLHLRTQSMSKLVDGTIQSVRKISTQIRPGVLDDLGITAAMEWQVEEFKARTQMRCHFTVPPEEITLDSGRSTTVFRIFQETLTNIIRHADADEVKISLEKKDDHLIVMVSDNGRGIESDQITHSKSLGLLGMRERALLWGGTVEIEGRRGRGTTVSVRIPLPPAGGEEGGS from the coding sequence GTGCCTAAAAAACCCGGACCTCCTCCTTCAAACCGGCCAAACCGGCCGCATCCGGCGCCGCGCCGGCGGAAGAAACCGACGACCTCCGCGTCGGAAGATCAATACCGCGCCCTGGTGGAGAACTCTCCAGACGTCATCGCCAATCTCGATCGCCAAGGGACCATTCTATTTATCAATCACACCTTGCCTCAATATACGGTCTCTGAGGTGATCGGGACCAATCTCGCTCGATACCTGTCGGCGGAAGACACCTCGCGGTATCTGCAGGGGATAAAAAAAATGTTCGCGACCGGAAAACCGCAGAGCATCGAAGTCGCCGCGGCCGGCCCCACCTATTGGCTGAGCCGGATCTTTCCGATGCGGCGCAATGGAAAGGTGGAATCGGCCCTGATGATCGCGACCGACGTCACCGAGCGGAAGCGGACGGAACGGGCGCTGCGGGAGAGCAATGAGCTCAACCGACAGATTATCGAGACGGTTCCGGGCGGGATTGTTCAGGTCGATGCGAACGGAGCGATTCGTCTGGCCAACAAAGAGGCCGAGCGTTTTTTGGGGCTGCGATTCGATGAATTGACCCATCTCTACATCACCGATTTTGACACCCAGACGATTCGGGAAGACGGCACCCCTTTTGAGAGCCGAGATTATCCGGTGTCGAGATGCCTGGCGGCGGGGAAGCCTCAGCCGGCGGCGCTGATCGGCGTCCGCCGTCCCGACGGAAGGATCGGGTGGGGGATCTTCAGCGCCATGCCGATGCGGGATCCAAAGAGCGGGGCCCTCTCCGGCGCGGTGGTCACCTTTCTCGACATCTCGGATCGAAAAAAAGCGGAAGAGGAGGTGAAGCGCTCACGCCAGCAACTGCGGGATCTCTCCGCCCGCCTTCAGAAGATGTTGGAGGAGGAGCGGATGCGGATCTCCCGCGAAATTCATGACGAGTTGGGCCAGCAGCTGACGATTCTAAAAATGGAGCTCTCTTGGCTGACGAAGCAGCTGTCGGGCAATCCGCTGCTTCACCTGCGGACCCAATCGATGTCGAAGCTGGTCGACGGCACCATCCAGTCTGTTCGAAAGATTTCGACCCAGATCCGGCCGGGGGTCCTGGATGACCTGGGGATCACCGCCGCGATGGAATGGCAGGTGGAAGAATTTAAGGCGCGGACCCAGATGCGCTGCCACTTTACCGTGCCGCCGGAGGAGATTACACTGGACTCCGGCCGCTCTACCACCGTCTTTCGAATCTTTCAGGAGACCTTAACGAACATCATCCGACACGCCGATGCCGATGAGGTCAAGATCTCGCTGGAGAAAAAAGACGATCACCTGATTGTCATGGTCAGCGACAACGGCCGGGGGATCGAAAGCGATCAGATTACCCACTCGAAATCGCTCGGGCTGCTGGGGATGCGCGAGCGGGCGCTCCTTTGGGGGGGGACGGTTGAGATCGAGGGGAGGCGGGGGCGGGGGACCACGGTATCGGTGAGGATTCCGCTTCCTCCGGCGGGGGGTGAGGAAGGGGGCTCTTGA
- the uvrA gene encoding excinuclease ABC subunit UvrA: MSNESIVIKGARQNNLKGLDLTLPLGELIVVTGVSGSGKSSLAFDTIYAEGQRRYVETFSPYARQFLDRMDKPQADRIDGIPPAIAIDQTNPVRTSRSTVGTMTELNDHIKLLFARAAQLYCRGCGRRVCRDTPERIVEELFSKETAAAATTALITFPVPIIPPFTAEEMKTLLAGQGYTRIHREEAAQLEIIADRIRMAPERRARWVEALEAALHQGRGRVNVYPLNAAGEAGRPWRFSSAFHCADCDLAYRDPIPSLFSFNSPIGACEACRGFGRTMGIDFGLVIPDEGKSLAGGAVRPWQTESNRECQRDLIQFAKKRGIPIDVPWRALTAEQKEWVIEGEGEGEWTNRKWYGVRGFFRWLESKSYKMHIRVLLAKYRAYVPCASCGGARLRPDALLWRLGTKEEADRSVSPDRRFRPASVNLDAAATADLPGLTVHDVMLLPIDRCDLFFNQLRLPAPFDEATDLLLKEIRTRLHYLVEVGLGYLTLDRQSRTLSGGEVQRINLTTALGTSLVNTLFVLDEPSIGLHPRDMGRVIGVLQRLRDAGNSLIVVEHDPQVMLAADRILDIGPGPGERGGEVVFFGGPRELSAARRSLTADYLTGRREVAAETTPAPPPSDWLELFGAAENNLKEVDLRFPLNRLVCLTGVSGSGKSTLMQDVLYRAIRKAKGRPTEMPGRHRALQGTERIGGAVMVDQSPIGRTTRSNPASYVGAFDPIRKAFAAEPLSRERGYTASTFSFNSGTGRCPTCAGSGFEHVEMQFLSDVYLRCADCDGRRYLAEVLEVKLASTALPTSRPASIADVLEMTVAEALAFFHDLPEVGRVLEPLQAVGLEYLRLGQPVPTLSGGEAQRLKLAGHLAEAGGKNEVGQLLFLFDEPTTGLHFHDIAKLLGAFRRLLAEGHSIGVIEHNLDVIRAADWIVDLGPEGGEGGGRIVCAGTPQEVIKCETSHTGVALRAYEEALASASRWKPAAPKRRRAAASDNAIRIHNAREHNLRGVDVEIPRDRFTVITGISGSGKSTLAFDILFAEGQRRYLESLNAYARQFVQPSSRPDVDAIFGIPPTVAIEQRTSRGGRKSTVATMTEVYHFLRLLFVKLGTQYCPDCDLPIDAQTPEAILARILRDQRGKKISLLAPLVTARKGYYTDLAKWAEAKGFTRLRVDGALTPVSPWPRLDRFKEHNIELPVGETVVRPANETELRDLIGRALDFGKGVVQLAPSEEIFSVKRACSRCGKSFAELDPRLFSYNSKHGWCEHCYGTGLQLQGFDEAQSGEEIWWNDWWEGKENACPECEGKRLRPEALAIRFRDQSIADFAALPVDGAERFFKTLALRGREGEIARDLLAEIRSRLAFLKQVGLGYLSLDRAAPTLSGGEAQRIRLASQLGSNLRGVCYILDEPTIGLHPRDNRLLLETLHALEAKGNTVVVVEHDEETIRSAEHVVDLGPGAGKNGGYVVAQGSVAELIKQTASITGRCLAAPLRHPLIARRDIDPNGPALTVVDATLNNLKALQVSIPLNRLVCFTGVSGSGKSTLVRSILHDNIRRRLAERRGSKTSGKSLEWIGCAGIKGWEPVKHILEVDQTPIGKTPRSCPATYIGFWDDIRRLFAATPEARMRGYTASRFSFNVNGGRCDACEGQGLKRIEMSFLPDVTVACEVCAGARFTPETQAIQFKGKSIAEVLAMSVDEATPFFSAHTKIHRALSLLQEVGLGYLTLGQQSPTLSGGEAQRIKLVTELAKAKTETIDPANHSLYILDEPTIGLHMADVEKLIRVLHRLVAAGNTVVIIEHNLDVIAEADWLIDLGPEGGEGGGQIVAEGTPEKIARVKKGSHTAKILGEFLRERGVGVLEKK, translated from the coding sequence ATGTCGAATGAATCGATCGTTATCAAAGGGGCCCGTCAGAACAACCTAAAGGGGCTCGATCTCACCCTGCCGCTCGGCGAACTCATCGTCGTCACCGGCGTCTCCGGTTCCGGAAAATCGTCGCTCGCTTTTGACACGATTTATGCCGAAGGGCAGCGCCGCTACGTGGAGACCTTCTCTCCCTATGCCCGTCAATTTCTCGATCGGATGGACAAGCCCCAGGCCGACCGGATCGATGGGATACCGCCGGCGATCGCGATCGACCAGACCAACCCGGTCCGGACCTCCCGGTCGACCGTCGGGACGATGACCGAGCTGAACGACCACATCAAGCTTCTCTTCGCCCGGGCGGCGCAGCTCTACTGCCGCGGCTGCGGTCGAAGGGTCTGCCGCGACACGCCGGAGCGGATCGTCGAAGAGCTGTTTTCAAAGGAGACCGCCGCCGCCGCGACGACGGCATTGATCACCTTCCCGGTCCCGATCATTCCTCCCTTTACCGCCGAGGAGATGAAAACCCTCCTCGCCGGTCAGGGCTACACCCGGATTCACCGGGAAGAGGCGGCGCAGTTGGAAATCATTGCCGACCGGATTCGAATGGCGCCGGAGCGGCGGGCCCGATGGGTCGAAGCGCTCGAAGCGGCGCTCCACCAGGGGCGCGGCCGGGTGAACGTCTATCCGCTCAATGCGGCCGGGGAGGCGGGACGACCGTGGCGGTTCTCCTCCGCGTTCCACTGCGCCGATTGCGACCTCGCCTACCGCGATCCGATCCCCAGCCTCTTTTCATTCAACTCGCCGATCGGCGCCTGCGAGGCCTGCCGGGGATTCGGCCGGACGATGGGGATCGACTTCGGGCTGGTCATCCCCGACGAGGGGAAGAGCCTCGCCGGCGGCGCGGTCCGCCCCTGGCAGACCGAGAGCAATCGGGAGTGCCAGCGCGATCTGATCCAGTTCGCCAAGAAGCGGGGGATTCCGATCGACGTTCCGTGGCGGGCGCTGACGGCGGAGCAGAAGGAGTGGGTGATCGAAGGGGAAGGGGAAGGGGAGTGGACGAACCGAAAGTGGTACGGGGTTCGGGGCTTCTTCCGCTGGCTTGAATCGAAGAGTTACAAAATGCACATCCGGGTCCTCCTGGCGAAGTACCGCGCCTATGTTCCCTGCGCGTCGTGCGGCGGGGCGCGGCTTCGTCCCGATGCGCTCCTCTGGCGGCTCGGCACAAAAGAAGAGGCCGATCGGAGCGTCTCCCCCGACCGGCGCTTTCGGCCGGCGTCGGTCAACCTTGACGCGGCCGCGACTGCCGATCTCCCGGGGTTAACCGTCCATGATGTGATGCTCTTGCCGATCGACCGCTGCGATCTCTTCTTCAATCAACTTCGTCTCCCGGCCCCCTTCGATGAAGCGACCGATCTCCTCTTGAAAGAGATCCGGACCCGCCTTCACTATCTGGTCGAAGTCGGTCTCGGTTATCTCACGCTCGATCGGCAATCGCGGACCCTCTCCGGCGGCGAGGTGCAGCGGATCAACCTCACCACCGCGCTCGGAACCTCCCTCGTCAACACCCTCTTCGTCCTCGACGAGCCGAGCATCGGGCTGCATCCGCGCGACATGGGGCGGGTGATCGGCGTCTTACAGCGGCTGCGCGATGCCGGAAACTCATTGATTGTCGTCGAGCACGACCCTCAGGTGATGCTCGCCGCCGACCGGATTCTCGACATCGGTCCCGGCCCGGGGGAGCGGGGGGGAGAGGTCGTCTTCTTCGGCGGCCCGCGCGAGCTGAGCGCCGCGCGCCGATCACTCACGGCCGATTATCTGACCGGCCGGCGGGAGGTCGCGGCTGAGACCACCCCCGCGCCGCCGCCGTCCGACTGGTTGGAGCTCTTCGGCGCCGCCGAGAATAATTTGAAAGAGGTCGATCTCCGGTTTCCGCTGAACCGGTTGGTCTGCCTCACCGGGGTGAGCGGCTCGGGAAAGTCGACCCTGATGCAAGACGTCCTCTACCGCGCGATCCGGAAGGCGAAAGGACGGCCGACCGAGATGCCGGGCCGGCATCGGGCGCTGCAAGGGACGGAGCGGATCGGCGGCGCGGTGATGGTCGATCAGTCGCCGATCGGGCGGACGACCCGCTCCAACCCGGCGAGCTACGTCGGCGCCTTCGATCCGATCCGAAAGGCGTTCGCCGCGGAGCCGCTGTCGCGCGAGCGGGGCTATACCGCATCGACCTTCAGCTTCAACTCGGGGACCGGCCGCTGTCCGACCTGCGCCGGCTCCGGCTTCGAGCATGTCGAGATGCAGTTCTTGAGCGATGTCTACCTCCGCTGCGCTGACTGCGACGGCCGGCGGTATCTGGCCGAAGTATTGGAGGTGAAGCTCGCATCGACCGCGCTCCCGACGAGCCGGCCGGCGTCGATCGCCGACGTGTTGGAGATGACGGTGGCGGAGGCGCTTGCCTTCTTTCACGATCTCCCCGAGGTCGGACGGGTGCTCGAGCCGCTCCAGGCGGTCGGGCTCGAATACCTCCGGCTCGGCCAGCCGGTCCCGACCCTCTCCGGCGGCGAGGCGCAGCGGCTCAAGCTGGCGGGACACCTCGCGGAGGCGGGGGGCAAAAATGAGGTCGGACAACTCCTTTTTCTCTTCGACGAGCCGACGACCGGGCTCCACTTCCACGACATCGCGAAGCTCCTCGGCGCGTTCCGGCGGCTCTTGGCCGAAGGGCACTCGATCGGGGTGATCGAGCACAACCTCGATGTGATCCGGGCGGCCGACTGGATCGTCGACCTCGGTCCGGAGGGGGGAGAGGGGGGCGGCCGAATCGTCTGCGCCGGCACCCCGCAAGAGGTCATCAAATGCGAGACAAGCCATACCGGCGTGGCGCTCCGGGCCTATGAAGAGGCGCTCGCCTCCGCGTCGCGCTGGAAGCCGGCGGCGCCGAAACGACGGCGGGCGGCCGCGTCGGACAATGCGATCCGGATTCACAATGCGCGCGAGCACAATTTAAGGGGGGTCGATGTCGAGATCCCGCGCGACCGGTTCACGGTGATCACCGGGATCAGCGGCAGCGGCAAGAGCACCCTCGCCTTCGACATCCTCTTTGCCGAGGGGCAGCGGCGGTATCTCGAATCGCTCAACGCCTACGCCCGCCAGTTCGTCCAGCCGTCGTCGCGCCCCGACGTCGACGCGATCTTCGGGATTCCGCCGACGGTGGCGATCGAGCAGCGGACGAGTCGAGGGGGCCGGAAGAGCACCGTCGCGACGATGACCGAGGTCTATCATTTCCTCCGGCTCCTTTTCGTGAAGCTCGGCACGCAATATTGTCCCGATTGCGACCTCCCGATCGACGCGCAGACGCCGGAAGCGATCCTCGCCCGAATTCTGCGCGACCAACGGGGGAAAAAGATCAGCCTCCTGGCGCCGCTCGTCACCGCCCGAAAAGGGTACTACACCGACCTGGCGAAGTGGGCCGAAGCGAAAGGCTTTACGCGGCTCCGGGTCGATGGGGCCCTGACGCCGGTCTCTCCCTGGCCGCGATTGGACCGATTCAAAGAGCACAACATCGAGTTGCCGGTCGGCGAGACCGTCGTTCGTCCGGCGAACGAGACCGAGTTGCGCGACCTGATCGGGCGGGCCCTCGATTTTGGAAAAGGGGTCGTTCAGCTTGCGCCGTCGGAGGAAATTTTCTCGGTGAAGCGCGCCTGTTCCCGCTGCGGGAAGAGCTTCGCCGAGCTCGATCCGCGGCTCTTCTCCTACAACTCGAAGCATGGCTGGTGCGAGCATTGCTACGGCACCGGGCTGCAGCTGCAGGGGTTCGATGAAGCGCAAAGCGGCGAAGAGATCTGGTGGAACGACTGGTGGGAGGGAAAAGAAAACGCCTGTCCCGAGTGCGAGGGGAAGCGGCTGCGGCCGGAAGCGCTGGCGATCCGGTTTCGCGATCAAAGCATCGCCGATTTCGCCGCGTTGCCGGTCGATGGCGCGGAGCGGTTCTTTAAGACATTGGCGCTCCGCGGGCGGGAAGGGGAGATCGCCCGCGATCTTCTCGCCGAGATCCGCTCTCGGCTTGCTTTTCTCAAGCAGGTCGGGTTGGGATACCTCTCGCTCGACCGGGCGGCGCCGACCCTCTCCGGCGGCGAGGCGCAGCGGATCCGGCTTGCCTCGCAGCTCGGATCGAATCTCCGCGGCGTCTGCTACATCCTCGACGAGCCGACGATTGGATTGCATCCGCGCGACAATCGGCTGTTGCTCGAAACGCTCCATGCGCTTGAGGCGAAGGGGAACACCGTTGTCGTGGTCGAACATGATGAGGAGACGATCCGGAGCGCCGAGCATGTCGTCGATCTCGGCCCCGGCGCGGGGAAGAACGGCGGCTATGTCGTGGCGCAGGGGAGCGTCGCGGAATTAATCAAGCAGACCGCCTCGATCACCGGCCGCTGCCTCGCCGCGCCGCTCCGCCATCCGCTAATCGCGCGGCGCGACATCGATCCGAACGGTCCGGCACTCACTGTGGTTGACGCGACGTTGAACAACCTTAAAGCGCTTCAGGTCTCGATCCCGCTGAATCGACTCGTCTGCTTCACCGGCGTCAGCGGCAGCGGCAAGAGCACGCTCGTCCGGAGTATCCTCCATGACAATATCCGGAGAAGGCTGGCCGAGCGGCGCGGATCGAAAACGTCGGGGAAAAGTCTGGAATGGATCGGCTGCGCCGGGATCAAAGGGTGGGAGCCGGTAAAACATATCTTGGAGGTCGATCAGACACCGATCGGAAAGACCCCCCGCTCTTGTCCCGCGACCTACATCGGTTTTTGGGACGACATCCGCCGCCTCTTCGCCGCGACGCCGGAAGCCCGGATGCGCGGCTATACCGCCAGCCGCTTCTCGTTCAACGTCAACGGCGGACGGTGCGACGCATGCGAAGGGCAGGGACTCAAGCGGATTGAGATGAGCTTCCTTCCCGACGTGACGGTCGCTTGCGAAGTCTGCGCCGGCGCCCGGTTCACCCCGGAGACGCAGGCGATCCAGTTCAAAGGAAAAAGCATCGCCGAAGTCTTGGCGATGAGCGTCGATGAGGCAACCCCTTTCTTTTCCGCCCACACCAAAATTCACCGGGCCCTCAGTCTCCTCCAAGAGGTCGGCCTCGGCTATCTCACCCTCGGCCAACAGAGTCCCACCCTCTCCGGAGGCGAGGCGCAGCGGATCAAGCTGGTCACCGAGCTGGCCAAGGCGAAGACCGAGACGATCGACCCGGCTAATCACTCCCTCTACATCTTGGACGAGCCGACGATCGGCCTTCACATGGCCGACGTTGAAAAGCTGATCCGGGTGCTGCATCGGCTGGTCGCTGCGGGAAACACGGTGGTAATCATCGAGCATAATCTCGATGTGATCGCCGAAGCCGACTGGCTGATCGACCTCGGGCCGGAAGGGGGAGAAGGGGGCGGCCAGATTGTGGCGGAGGGAACGCCGGAAAAAATCGCGCGGGTGAAGAAGGGCTCGCATACGGCGAAGATCCTGGGCGAGTTTTTGAGGGAGCGGGGAGTCGGGGTTCTCGAGAAGAAATAA
- a CDS encoding lyase, with the protein MVLLLVGEGVAATVQEYPVPSGSHPHDVAPAPDGSVWYTAQASGQLGRLDPATGKTTEIKLGVGARPHGVIVGPDGAPWITDGGLNAIVRVDPVNRTIKSFPLPVTRRNANLNTATFDRQGQLWFTGQSGIYGRVDPKTGQVEVFDAPKGAGPYGIATAPDGSVYYASLAGSYIARIDTKSGGATVITPPTPGQGARRVWADSRNRIWVSEWNAGKVGRYDPATKQWKEWQAPGDKPAIYALFVDDRDRVWLTDFGANAIVQFDPETERFETVSIPSAGAAVRQLLGRPGEVWGAESGSDKLVVIRTK; encoded by the coding sequence ATGGTTCTCCTGCTCGTCGGAGAGGGGGTGGCGGCGACCGTTCAGGAGTATCCGGTCCCCTCCGGGTCCCACCCGCACGATGTCGCGCCGGCGCCGGATGGCAGCGTCTGGTACACCGCCCAGGCCTCCGGGCAGCTGGGGCGATTAGATCCGGCGACCGGGAAAACGACCGAAATCAAACTCGGCGTCGGCGCCCGGCCGCATGGGGTGATCGTCGGCCCCGACGGCGCGCCATGGATCACCGACGGCGGCCTCAATGCGATCGTCCGGGTCGACCCGGTGAACCGAACGATCAAATCATTCCCCCTCCCCGTCACCCGCCGGAACGCGAACCTCAATACCGCGACGTTCGATCGTCAAGGTCAACTCTGGTTTACCGGACAGAGCGGAATCTACGGACGGGTCGATCCGAAAACGGGCCAGGTGGAAGTTTTCGATGCGCCGAAGGGAGCCGGGCCGTATGGAATTGCGACGGCGCCGGATGGGAGTGTCTATTATGCCTCGCTCGCGGGGAGCTACATCGCCCGGATCGACACGAAGAGCGGGGGGGCGACCGTGATCACGCCGCCGACGCCGGGACAAGGGGCGCGGCGGGTCTGGGCCGATTCACGCAATCGGATTTGGGTGAGCGAGTGGAATGCGGGGAAGGTGGGGAGGTATGATCCGGCGACGAAGCAGTGGAAGGAGTGGCAGGCGCCGGGCGACAAGCCGGCGATCTATGCCCTCTTTGTCGACGACCGGGATCGGGTCTGGCTGACCGACTTCGGGGCGAATGCGATCGTTCAATTTGATCCGGAGACGGAGCGGTTTGAGACCGTTTCGATTCCGAGTGCGGGTGCGGCGGTGAGGCAGTTGTTGGGGCGGCCGGGGGAGGTTTGGGGGGCGGAGTCTGGGAGCGATAAGCTGGTGGTCATTCGGACGAAGTGA
- a CDS encoding LamB/YcsF family protein, whose protein sequence is MNQTIDLNADIGERPEALADGSEERIIRLISSGNIACGGHAGDESTMEEVLRLCIKQGVAIGAHPGYPDRLHFGRERLPLSSEEIQAAIHHQLSVLGKKARALGATITQVKPHGALYNAAATDRALAVAIAFGVARWSRDLLLVGLAGSEMLNVWEEIGFRTAAEAFADRLYESDGTLRSRSKLSDRAKDTERSLITDPMRAAEQAARIVREHRVISADGIAVPIEATTLCVHADTPNAPEILSAIRQRLTEEGILIQPLT, encoded by the coding sequence ATGAATCAGACGATCGATCTCAACGCCGACATCGGAGAGCGGCCCGAGGCGCTCGCCGACGGATCCGAAGAGAGAATCATCCGCCTGATCTCCAGCGGGAACATCGCCTGCGGCGGCCATGCCGGAGATGAATCGACAATGGAGGAAGTTCTCCGCCTCTGCATCAAGCAGGGGGTCGCGATCGGCGCCCACCCCGGTTATCCCGACCGGCTCCACTTCGGCCGGGAGCGGCTTCCCCTCTCCTCGGAAGAGATCCAGGCGGCAATTCATCATCAACTCTCCGTATTGGGAAAAAAGGCGAGGGCGCTCGGCGCAACGATCACCCAGGTCAAACCGCATGGCGCCCTTTACAACGCGGCGGCGACCGATCGCGCGCTCGCCGTCGCGATCGCATTCGGCGTCGCCCGTTGGAGCCGCGACCTGTTGTTGGTCGGACTGGCCGGATCGGAGATGCTCAACGTTTGGGAAGAGATCGGATTTCGGACCGCCGCGGAAGCGTTCGCCGACCGGCTCTATGAATCGGATGGGACCCTGCGGTCGAGGAGCAAACTGAGTGATCGAGCGAAGGATACAGAAAGATCGCTGATCACCGATCCGATGCGAGCGGCGGAGCAGGCGGCTCGGATCGTCCGGGAGCATCGGGTGATCTCGGCCGATGGGATTGCCGTGCCGATCGAAGCGACGACCCTCTGTGTCCACGCCGACACACCGAATGCGCCGGAGATTTTGTCCGCCATTCGGCAGCGGCTGACGGAGGAAGGGATCCTGATCCAACCGCTGACTTAA
- a CDS encoding biotin-dependent carboxyltransferase family protein has product MPALRVLSPGFQTTVQDRGRFGFAQVGLSPAGAADPVAFRLGHLLVGNDGTAASLEMTLVGGTFEFEARGVIAITGADCEPTLDHQPMPLWTSVPVRAGQTLQCRAMKDGARSYLSLRGGLIVSKVMGSRSTHLQSGIGGFDGRRLKKGDWLEIGGAADAEEKRRRTVRPEVKQYLAEKSILRVTAAPQTPQFPKGARDLFSRSVYTVSEASNRVGLRLKGPPIVREKPEELLTEGISVGAVQLPADGQPMILFVEHPTTGGYPKIANVLSADLCKVGQLRPHDPVRFEWIDFEAAIAALRIQTGAIGPDALQPEK; this is encoded by the coding sequence ATGCCGGCCCTTCGGGTCCTCTCTCCCGGATTCCAAACGACGGTCCAAGACCGGGGACGATTTGGGTTCGCGCAGGTCGGCCTCTCTCCCGCCGGCGCGGCCGACCCGGTTGCCTTCCGGCTCGGCCATCTGTTGGTCGGGAATGACGGGACGGCGGCCTCCCTGGAGATGACCCTCGTCGGCGGGACGTTCGAATTCGAGGCGCGCGGCGTCATCGCGATCACCGGCGCCGACTGCGAGCCGACCCTCGACCACCAGCCGATGCCGCTCTGGACGTCGGTTCCGGTCCGCGCGGGACAGACATTGCAATGCCGCGCAATGAAAGACGGCGCCCGAAGCTACCTCTCTCTGCGCGGCGGCCTCATCGTCTCGAAGGTGATGGGGAGCCGGTCGACGCACCTTCAGAGCGGCATCGGCGGTTTCGACGGGCGGCGCTTGAAGAAAGGAGATTGGCTCGAGATCGGCGGCGCGGCGGACGCCGAAGAAAAACGGCGGAGGACGGTCCGTCCCGAGGTTAAGCAATACCTCGCTGAAAAGTCGATTCTGAGGGTCACCGCCGCGCCGCAAACGCCGCAGTTCCCGAAGGGGGCCCGCGATCTTTTTTCCAGATCGGTCTATACCGTTTCGGAGGCGTCGAACCGGGTGGGGCTTCGGCTGAAAGGTCCGCCGATCGTCCGAGAAAAACCGGAAGAGCTTCTCACCGAAGGAATCTCGGTGGGGGCGGTCCAGCTCCCCGCCGACGGCCAGCCGATGATCCTCTTCGTCGAGCACCCGACGACCGGCGGCTATCCCAAGATCGCGAACGTCCTCTCGGCCGACCTCTGCAAAGTCGGGCAGCTCCGGCCGCACGACCCGGTCCGATTCGAGTGGATCGACTTCGAAGCGGCGATCGCGGCGCTTCGGATCCAAACGGGCGCGATCGGACCGGACGCGCTTCAACCAGAGAAGTAG
- the pxpB gene encoding 5-oxoprolinase subunit PxpB — translation MNPLLIQPASDHSILVSFGHRISRRAREKVQSFTARLLASRFDFIVNIHPAYASVLIAFDPFQISHPEVESHLLSLLNDPPAQTETAARTIEIPVCYGAAFGPDLEAVAAHHHLVPEEVVRLHAEGVYQVAFIGFTPGFPYLEGLSARLATPRLPSPRTRVPAGSVAIGGAQTGIYPIATPGGWRIIGRTTVDLFVPERTSPSLLSIGDHVRFRPVSRAEFDRLRERPLSESV, via the coding sequence ATGAATCCCCTCTTGATTCAGCCCGCCAGCGATCACTCGATCCTCGTCTCGTTCGGCCACCGAATTTCCCGCCGGGCGCGCGAAAAAGTCCAGTCCTTCACCGCGCGGCTCCTCGCCTCCCGCTTTGATTTTATCGTCAACATTCACCCGGCCTATGCCTCGGTCCTGATCGCCTTCGATCCGTTCCAGATCTCTCACCCGGAGGTCGAATCGCACCTCCTTTCTTTATTGAACGATCCGCCGGCGCAAACCGAGACCGCGGCGCGAACGATCGAAATCCCCGTCTGCTACGGCGCGGCGTTCGGGCCCGACCTGGAGGCGGTCGCGGCACATCACCATCTTGTCCCGGAGGAGGTTGTCCGGCTTCACGCCGAAGGGGTCTATCAGGTCGCCTTCATCGGTTTCACGCCGGGGTTTCCTTATTTGGAAGGGCTCTCCGCCCGACTCGCCACCCCGCGACTCCCCTCGCCCCGGACCCGTGTTCCGGCCGGAAGTGTGGCGATCGGCGGGGCGCAGACCGGGATCTATCCGATCGCGACCCCCGGCGGCTGGCGGATCATCGGCCGAACCACGGTCGATCTTTTTGTCCCGGAGAGAACCTCCCCCTCGCTCCTGTCGATCGGCGACCACGTCCGGTTTCGGCCGGTCTCCCGCGCGGAATTCGATCGGCTGCGTGAGCGGCCTTTATCTGAATCGGTTTGA